The genomic interval GAGCGCGCCGCCATCGGCGTCGAGCAACTGGAGATCCTGTCGGCGGCCGTCTACGAGAAGTGCGACGGGTCGGACGGCCTCGAGGACGGGGTCATCGAGAACCCACCCGCGTGTGGCTTTGATCCCGCCACGGATCTGCCCGTCTGTGACGGCGCATCAGCAGGACTCGACTGCTTCACACAGGACCAGATCGACGCCTTGAAGAAGGTCTACGACGGGCCGCCCTTCTTCCCCGGCCGTGTGGTCGGGGGGGAAGTGTTCGTGGAGGGCCGGAATGGCCGGTTCAGCGGCTGGCAGCGGGTTATAAACCCCGACGTCGGCAGGTTTGCCGAACCCTTCTTCAAGTACATGGCGTTCGAAGTGCCCGACTCCGCGTCCGATTGGCGAACCTTCGATTTCGTAGAGGATCTCCCGAAAGTGGAGTGGCTGCGACGGATCATCGACGCCACCGACCCGGATCTGAGGCGCTTTCGCGAACATGGCGGCAAGATGCTCATGTACTTCGGGTGGGCCGACACGTCCCTCAATCCGCTTCGAGGAGTGCAGTATTACGAGGCCGTACTGGATGAGATGGGACCCTCGACGACCGACTTCTTCCGTCTCTTCATGATCCCGGGCATGTTCCACTGTGGGGGCAGTGTCGGAGTCAATCGACTCGAGCACGACGGCGAGCAAAACGCCTGGTATAATGAGACGGATTACTTGCAGGACTGGGTGGAACAGGGCGTTCCGCCAGAGCAACTCTCCGGGTTGCGGGTCGAGCAAGGACGCGTCCTCTGGACCCGGCCGATCTGCCTGTATCCGCTCGTGGCTCGCTACACCGGCCGCGGTGACAGCGACGATGCCGCCAACTTCGTGTGCAGGGACTCCTGAGCAAGGCTCGCTGGGCAGCATCCTAATCGCTCTGAGAGAATCCGGTGGGGACGTAGCAAGCTCGTCCGAATCGGCTGAAAGCAGTCGGTTGAAGAACCGCTGGCTTCGCTCGTGTCTCGCGATGACCGCTGCCCCCTCGACCTGATTCGCACGGAACTCCTTCGCGAGCGCAGCCAGCACCTCTTGTTCTTCGCTCCGCTCCTCCGAGCGCGAGAACCGCCGACTCCGTCGGCTCCTGCAACTCGCCAAGCTCCGCCTCGATGCCTCCCTCGAGGACATCGACTTCCGATCCCCGCGAGGCATCGACAACTCCGTCGTGCTTCGTCTCGTCGGCTGTGACTGGGTCCGCAACCACCAGGTCGTCTTGATCACTGGAGCGACGGGTACGGGCAAAACGTATCTCGCGTGCGCCCTCGCTCAGGCCGCGTGCCGCCACGGCCTCTCCACTCGCTACTTCCGATTCTCCCGGTTCCTCGACGAACTCGCCCTCGCCAAGGCAGACGGATCGTACCCAAAGTTCCTGAACCGCCTACTCCGTACCCAGCTCGTCGCGCTCAATGACTTCGGAATGGCGCCCCTAACCGATGCGCAGCGCCGTGACCTCCTCGATGTCCTCGAAGACCGCCATGGCCGCCGCGCGACCCTCGTCACCAGCCAGCTCCCGATCGAGCACTGGCATGACGCCATTGGCCGATCCCACCTTCGGCGACGCCATCCTAGACCGCCTCGTCCACCACGCTCATCGTATCACCCTGCAAGGACCTTCTATGAGACGAAACAAGCCCAACGCCCCGTCCGAGTCCGACTCGGCTACCCAATAATCCACCCCAGCGTCGCTTCGCTCCGATCCCGTGCCACTTGCTCCGAACCGAGCCTTCCGCTTGCTCCGAACTGGCCCTTCCACTTGGCCGAAATGCTCAATGGGCCCTCGGCCGCCCTGAGGGAGAGGAACCGCAACATCCGCTCGATCCGAGCTCTCGGTCGACGCGAGTGGCATACGCACTCAGGCTACAGCAGGCGCAGCCTGGTGGAGAATACCGTCTACCGGTACAAAACGATCATCGGTCGAAGTATGCGAAGTCGAACCTTGGCTGGACAACGAGTTGAGGTGCAGCTCGGTTGCAGGATCCTCAACACGATGACCCACCTCGGGATGCCGGACAGTTACCGAGTGGCTTGATCTCCCGCTCGGGGAAGGGGGAATCTGTCCTCAGTTCGGAGCCATGCACCAACGCCTGGGCGAGCCTGCGGTGGTCGGCCGGCGACCGAGTGTCGTAGGAAGCTGTTGATCGGCGCATTCCGACTTCTTTCATCCACCCAGCGGGCCGCCTTCTTGAATGTGTCCTTCGAGCGATCGGAGAAATGCCAGCAGCGCCGCTTTGTCGCGGTCGGTCAGCCCGAGCGGCCGTAGACGTTGGTCGAGATACGGATTGGCGTGCCCCCCATCGTCGTAGAAATCGACCACCTCTTCGAGCGTAGCAAGACTCCCGTCGTGCATGTACGGAGCGGTGCGCGTGACGTGCCGCAGCGTGGGCGTCTTAAATGCACCTACATCCACGGCCTGCCCGGTTACCAATGCCCGACCGGAGTCCGCCGGCTCCCCATTTCGCCAAGCGACGCCGGTGTTGTGAAAAGCCAGGTCGGTGAGCAGCGCGCCGAGGTGGCATCGGGCGCACCGTGCGCGCCCTTGGAACAGGCTCATACCTCTCCGTTCGAGTGCATTCAAAGCGTCCCGATCGCCATCCGCGAACCGATCGAAGCGAGACCCCCCGGCACGAATGGACCGGACGTACGCCGCAAGGGCTCGGGCCAGACCGTCACGCGTAACATCTTCCCCAAGTGTTCTATCGAAGAGTCGGCGGTAATCCACATTCTGACGAAGCCGCTGAACGACGTCATCCACCGTCACGTCCATCTCATTAAGGGCCACGAGCGGCTGGAGTACTTGCTGCTCGAGCGTCGCGGTCCGGCCGTCCCAGAAGAACGCCTTTCCCCATGCCAAGTTCAAAATGGCGGGGACATTCCTAGTTCCTGTCCGACCAAACACCCCCACACTGACTTTCCGGCTGTCGGCGAATCCCCGTCCCGGCTGATGGCACGAGGCGCAAGCCAGAGTAGAGTCGCGGGAAAGGTCCGCATCGAAAAACAGTCTCCTCCCAAGTGCCACGACATCTGGCCCCACCCTGCCACCGGGAGGTATCGGCACGTAGAGATCCAATCCACCGGGGGCTGCTGCAGCCCGGCGAGCCTGGGCTTTCGCCGTCACCGGCAGCGCGGCTCCGGCGGTGAGCGCCGAAACCGCGGCTGCCACGAATACGAATCGCCAAGACTGGTGCACGATCTTCCCTACCGTCCGGTGTCGTCTTGCCAGGGAAGGCCTTCGGCCAACCAGAGCTCGTTAAACCTCTTCATGACCGTGTACGCGACCCGCACGCCGTCGGGATGGAACCTCAAGTTGGCCAGTTGATATGGCGTGATCGGGAGGTCCAGACTTCTTGGCGCTCCCCCGCTTACGTCGACGATCCGGATCTCAACATCGTCCGCATCCCCGCCGGTCGGCTCGACCACATAAATCAACTGCTTTCCATCAGGCGTCCACTTCAATGCGTCTATGCGCCCTGAGTGTTTGTCGGCCTCATGCTCGACCCTGTCGAGCTCACGCGGTGCGCCCCCGGTCAGCGGAAGCACGACGAGAACCGAGATCATCGCCGTGTCGCTGGTCATCGCCGCCGCGAGCGTCATGCCATCGGGCGACAACTGCCACTGCCCCATATTGGGCCACTCCCCCAAATAGGCGAGTTGGGGTATGGGTTCACTCGGTGCCGTGAACAACGACTCCTGATCAGTGAGCGAACGGATCCATTTTATTCCGTTCCGCACGAAGAGAAGATCCTCACCGGGGCGTTGCGGTTCGTCACCACTCGAGAAAAGGTCAAGGTCGGTCTGCCCGATGATGCGAATGCCCAAAGAGCGCAGTGCCTGTGCCTGGCGTCCATCGGTGAAGTGGAACTCGGTCACATCGCCCACGGCCAGGCCCGCGAAATCCCGGCGATAGTCCTCCCGTGCGACTTCGCCGGTCAGCACATCGATGCGGTACGACACACGACCCGGCGCATCACTCTCGAAGTCTCCCCCCTCCACCCATACGAACCGTCCATCTTGAGACCAATCGGGTCGGCTGTCCCTCTCAAGCAACCGGAACGGAAGGGGGTGAGCGTGCTCCTCACCCGTCGAGAGGGTTTTCACGACCAGGTGTAATGACTCCTTGGCAACGCCGCGACGGGAGAGATACGCGATTCGCTCGCCGTCGGGCGACCACGCCGGCCGCATGTTGGTGCCGAGGTGCAGCTCGGTAAGTCGCGACGTGTTAGCAAGCGATCCGGAGCCTGAGAGGTCCAACTCCGCCACATACACCTCGCTTTCGCTTCCGCGGACCCGGAAGTACGGTGCTCCCGAACTGGTGAGACCCATCGGAACCATCGGCCCGAGGTTCGGCTGCACCAACTCGGGCTCGCCGTTGACCCGCCCGTCCTCCCAGCGGACGGCCCACAGACCCCGTTGCCCCGACCGGTCGCTCGTAAAAACGATGCGACCGCCATCCGGTGTCCACATGGGCATTTCGTCATCGGTCGGATGCTGCGAGATCGGTATCTCCTCCGATCCGTCCGTGGCCAGCACGAACACGTCGTGCGTTTCTTCCCCTTCGGTTGGAGGATACGCGAAGGCCACGTAACGCCCGTCGGGAGAGAGAGCGAGAGATGCCGGGCGGTGGGTCCCAAGCGTCTTGAGGATGGTGAGCGACCCATCGGTGGACACGAGACCGACACTGAAAACGTCGTCCCAACCCTTCAAGATGACGGCCACGGTCGAAGTGCGAGAGGAGAAGGCCCCCGGCACCACCTCCGCAAACTGGAGGTTGTCGAGGATCACCCGATCCTGCGATCCGTCGGATCGCACGACGCTGAGCCGCTGATGCGTCCACTCCTTTACCCACTCGGCGTACGCCAACCACGCACCGTCCTCGGACCAAATCGCGCGCGTGATGTACCCGTCGATCGGGCCCTGTGAGTAACGGTCAGTGACGAGGCGCGAGCGTCCGCTTCGGATGTTGTAAACGGCGACATCCGCATGGCCTCGAAGGGGGGGAGCATCTGCGAGTCCCCAGTCCACAAAGAGGACCTCGCGGCCATCCGGCGACAGGCCGCCGGGATTGAGGCCCACGTCGGCAGACCACAATCGCCGGGTCCTCAAGCCATGCTCATCGGTGTTTCGTTGCGCGTCGTCCCCCACCAGCACGGCGAGGCGGGCGCGCGCACGTTGGGCTGCCTCGCGCTGGTCCGCATAGTCGCGCAGCACCCGATTGTAGGCGTCCTGCGCTTGCGCCTGACCCAGCGTTTCATACGCCTGGCCGAGTTCGACGAGCGCCAGCGCCGCGATGTCGCGATGGTCGGGAAAATCCTCGATGAGACTACGGTAGAGACCGATGGCCGCATGCACGTCTCCGCGGACGTCGACCTCGTAGCGCGCCGCCTCGAGGCGAACAGTAGGGCTCGTCTGTTGTGATGCGACTGCCGGTGCCGCAAGCAGAAGGATCAATGCGAAGCTGCAGAGTATGGAACGTTTCATCGGTAACCTCCGACCGGGACATGCCATCGTATTTCGATGCAACGATATCCCGGTCCTTCGACGCTTGCCCGAAGCCCGGATGGGCGCTTGGTGAAGACTATGCGAAGTTCATTCCGCGAACCGGTATCCCACGCCTCGGACCTGAATGAGATGTCGGGGTGCCGCGGGATCGTCTTCGAGCTTCCTTCTCAAGTTCGCGATGTGCGTGTCGACGGTTCTGGGAAAGACGGAACCGGGATCATCCCACAGGTGATCCAATATGTCGGAACGGCTCACCGCCTCGTGCCGATGCTCGATCAAATACTTGAGGAGATCGAACTCCAACTTGGTCATTTCCAGTGGCTCGCCTTTCCGTGTCGCCTCGTACTTCCGGAAATCGACCTCGACGTTCCCAAAGCTGCAGGTATCCGCTGTTGCAGGTGCGGACCTCCCACGTCGCAGTATGGCCTTGATGCGAGCCCCAAGTTCCCGCGGGCTGAACGGCTTGGTGACATAGTCGTCCGCACCAAGCTCGAGACCAAGCACCTTATCGATTTCCTGTCCCTTGGCCGTGAGCATGAGAATCGGCGTCTGCACGCCCTCTCCACGTAGTCGCTTGCACACCTCGAAACCGTCCATGCCAGGTAGCATGATGTCCAGGATGACGAGGTCCAGCTTTGACTCACTGGCTTTGCGCAAACCCGATATACCGTCCCGCGCCGTCTCCAGCTCATAGCCCTCGAGTGTGAGGTGATCTTCGAGAGCCATGAGAATGCTCTCTTCGTCCTCAATGATCAGGATCTTCGGCATCACGTTCGCCCCCGTTTGTGAGTTACCGACGGATCGGCGACTAGCGGGAGGCGCATGGAAAACGTGCTGCCTCGACCGGGTTCACTGTGCACCTCGACATCACCTCCGTGCGCTGCGACGATTTGCTTGACGAGGGTAAGACCGAGGCCCGTGCCCTTGACACTTCGGGTGAGTTCGCCTCCGCCGCGATAGAAACGGTCAAAAACCTTGTCGGCCTCTTCAGCTGCCAATCCGATTCCGAAATCCCGGACGGCGATGACGATGTGGGCATTCTCGCGGAAGCTCCTCACGACCACCTCTCGCGACGAGCCGGAATACTTCACACCATTGTCGATGAGGTTGTTGAGTGCCTGGCGAATGGCATCGGCGTCGAGGAATGCACTGGGAAGCGAATCTTCCAATTCGGTGCGAACGGTAAATCCCTGGTGAAGCACGCGATGCTGCGCCTCCGTGACGATATCCTCGACCAACGATTTCACGTCCACAGCCGCCCTGGACATTTCTCGTCGGCCTTCCTCCATCCGGGCAAAGTCGAGCACGTTGTCGATGAGCATCGACAGGCGTTCGCTCTGCTCAACAAGGACGTCGTAGTAGCGACGCCGTCTGTCCTCCGATGGAACCATGTCCGCCTGGAGCATCTCGGCCAACTGGCGTATCGACGTGAGCGGGCTCTTGAACTCGTGGGACACCGTAGAGACGAAATCCGATTGCATGCGAGCCAACTCCAGCTCTCGGCTGACACTTCGGATCGTGAGTACCAGACCGCCCAGCAAGATGCCGGCGAGCAGCAGAAAGGCGTAGAAATACACCGCGCGCCGTGAGGTCAGAAAATTCTCGGCGAGTCCCATCGATTGGGGCGATAGTTGCAGAGTCCAAGGCGGGAAGTCGCCAAGGCTCGCCGTTACCGTGAGCGATCTTGCCGGCGGCGCCACATCAGACGCAGCGAGTGTGTCACCGCCCTGCGATCGTAAAACCCATACCACGCGACTTGCTTGTTCGGTTTGTGCTACCTGGGCGATGTATTGTGCAAAGGCTTCGGCGTCGAGAAGAAATCCCCAGTCGACCGGCGCCGTCCGAACCGCGCCCGGCGTGAGCACCACCGTATGAAAGGCGCGGCCCCCAGGGCCAACCACCGAGCGCCGCACATCGCCGCTTCCCACACTGAGCTGCCCGCTGGCCATCACTTGGAACTCAAGGAGCGACGCCGCACGTTCGCGATTCACCGTCTCCGCGGCGATGAGCCCCGCCACGGTATCACCGTATGAGGCATATACATCGTCCTTCACGACTTCTTCGAGCACCTGACGCGTACGGGTGGCAAGCAATTCGAAATGTGCCGGAGTCAGGGGCCACCGTCCGCCCACGAGAGACGCGTACAAGTCGACGTAGGCATTCACCCCAGAGACGCTGTCCCCGGATTCGAACAGGATCGAGCCGTACTCCAATCCGGCGGATGCGCCGAACGGCATACCGCTCGGCATCAGCACGGGGCCGAGTTCGTCGCGGATCTTCCGGTACGTCTCGCCGGCCTCGGCCAGGTTGCCGAGTTTCCGTCGGACCCGAGCCACCGCATTCATAGCATCACCGCGTTCCTGGTCGTTGGCCGCGCGCTCGATCAGTTGTCGATAGAGTGTGAGTGATCGACGAAGGTCGCCGGACCGGAGTTCGCGCTCCCTGGCCGCGTTGAAGCTGCTCGTCCATCCACCCCTTGCGGACACCGGCGCGCGCCGCTCTGGCTCCATCTCGAACCAGAGGCCTTTCGCCGCCACGACGCGCAGAGGACCTCGGGGCTCGACCGTAAACACCGCCCAAATCAGCGGCTCTTCCCGGACCAGGCTATCGATATCCGCTATGACATCGGAACCCCGCGAATCCGCCGCCGCGACTACCGATGCAAGCGCGTCTTCGAGGCCATCCAATCGCCCCTCAACCCCCCGTCGAACCTGGTTCGCCATCTCCTGGAGCCGCGTTCGCTGCTCACGCTCCACCAGCGCCCGGTCGTTTTGGATTCCCCTGAATGCCAGATAGCCCAGGAGGCAGCTCGGGAGAGCGATCCCGAACAGAAAGGACAGCAGGATACGGTTTCGGACGTGCCTACCCGACGTCATGTGAAGTGCCGCCCGATCAAGAGAGAGCCACGGTCCGTTTCAGGTTTTCGATTATGAGATCCCACACAACGTAGGAAAGTCCCCACCCCAGCGCTCGAAGAGGAGAGGAAGTTTATGTCAACGTTGTGTGAAGCCAGCTCGATGACCGGTATCCGAC from Gemmatimonadota bacterium carries:
- a CDS encoding tannase/feruloyl esterase family alpha/beta hydrolase — its product is ERAAIGVEQLEILSAAVYEKCDGSDGLEDGVIENPPACGFDPATDLPVCDGASAGLDCFTQDQIDALKKVYDGPPFFPGRVVGGEVFVEGRNGRFSGWQRVINPDVGRFAEPFFKYMAFEVPDSASDWRTFDFVEDLPKVEWLRRIIDATDPDLRRFREHGGKMLMYFGWADTSLNPLRGVQYYEAVLDEMGPSTTDFFRLFMIPGMFHCGGSVGVNRLEHDGEQNAWYNETDYLQDWVEQGVPPEQLSGLRVEQGRVLWTRPICLYPLVARYTGRGDSDDAANFVCRDS
- a CDS encoding ATP-binding protein; amino-acid sequence: MQLAKLRLDASLEDIDFRSPRGIDNSVVLRLVGCDWVRNHQVVLITGATGTGKTYLACALAQAACRHGLSTRYFRFSRFLDELALAKADGSYPKFLNRLLRTQLVALNDFGMAPLTDAQRRDLLDVLEDRHGRRATLVTSQLPIEHWHDAIGRSHLRRRHPRPPRPPRSSYHPARTFYETKQAQRPVRVRLGYPIIHPSVASLRSRATCSEPSLPLAPNWPFHLAEMLNGPSAALRERNRNIRSIRALGRREWHTHSGYSRRSLVENTVYRYKTIIGRSMRSRTLAGQRVEVQLGCRILNTMTHLGMPDSYRVA
- a CDS encoding cytochrome-c peroxidase: MHQSWRFVFVAAAVSALTAGAALPVTAKAQARRAAAAPGGLDLYVPIPPGGRVGPDVVALGRRLFFDADLSRDSTLACASCHQPGRGFADSRKVSVGVFGRTGTRNVPAILNLAWGKAFFWDGRTATLEQQVLQPLVALNEMDVTVDDVVQRLRQNVDYRRLFDRTLGEDVTRDGLARALAAYVRSIRAGGSRFDRFADGDRDALNALERRGMSLFQGRARCARCHLGALLTDLAFHNTGVAWRNGEPADSGRALVTGQAVDVGAFKTPTLRHVTRTAPYMHDGSLATLEEVVDFYDDGGHANPYLDQRLRPLGLTDRDKAALLAFLRSLEGHIQEGGPLGG
- a CDS encoding PD40 domain-containing protein; the protein is MKRSILCSFALILLLAAPAVASQQTSPTVRLEAARYEVDVRGDVHAAIGLYRSLIEDFPDHRDIAALALVELGQAYETLGQAQAQDAYNRVLRDYADQREAAQRARARLAVLVGDDAQRNTDEHGLRTRRLWSADVGLNPGGLSPDGREVLFVDWGLADAPPLRGHADVAVYNIRSGRSRLVTDRYSQGPIDGYITRAIWSEDGAWLAYAEWVKEWTHQRLSVVRSDGSQDRVILDNLQFAEVVPGAFSSRTSTVAVILKGWDDVFSVGLVSTDGSLTILKTLGTHRPASLALSPDGRYVAFAYPPTEGEETHDVFVLATDGSEEIPISQHPTDDEMPMWTPDGGRIVFTSDRSGQRGLWAVRWEDGRVNGEPELVQPNLGPMVPMGLTSSGAPYFRVRGSESEVYVAELDLSGSGSLANTSRLTELHLGTNMRPAWSPDGERIAYLSRRGVAKESLHLVVKTLSTGEEHAHPLPFRLLERDSRPDWSQDGRFVWVEGGDFESDAPGRVSYRIDVLTGEVAREDYRRDFAGLAVGDVTEFHFTDGRQAQALRSLGIRIIGQTDLDLFSSGDEPQRPGEDLLFVRNGIKWIRSLTDQESLFTAPSEPIPQLAYLGEWPNMGQWQLSPDGMTLAAAMTSDTAMISVLVVLPLTGGAPRELDRVEHEADKHSGRIDALKWTPDGKQLIYVVEPTGGDADDVEIRIVDVSGGAPRSLDLPITPYQLANLRFHPDGVRVAYTVMKRFNELWLAEGLPWQDDTGR
- a CDS encoding response regulator transcription factor, with product MPKILIIEDEESILMALEDHLTLEGYELETARDGISGLRKASESKLDLVILDIMLPGMDGFEVCKRLRGEGVQTPILMLTAKGQEIDKVLGLELGADDYVTKPFSPRELGARIKAILRRGRSAPATADTCSFGNVEVDFRKYEATRKGEPLEMTKLEFDLLKYLIEHRHEAVSRSDILDHLWDDPGSVFPRTVDTHIANLRRKLEDDPAAPRHLIQVRGVGYRFAE